A genome region from Brassica oleracea var. oleracea cultivar TO1000 chromosome C2, BOL, whole genome shotgun sequence includes the following:
- the LOC106326969 gene encoding F-box/LRR-repeat protein 14 isoform X1 has product MKRSERNGGIILVSASTILLEVETTWEYKKGVPLVDKPSLSGSHLPSSTLFLIDQKETMEKLPDHLVWDIFKNLHKTDDRNSLSVSCKRFYSLDNEQRRSLRIGCGLVPAPDALLSLCKRFPNLSKVEIVYSGWMSKLGKQLDDQGLLLLSTNCHSLSDLTLSYCTFITDVGIRHLSSCTKLSSLKLNFAPRITGCGVLSVAVGCKKLKILHLIRCLNVASVEWLEYFGKLEVLEELCIKNCRGVGEGDLVKLGTSWRKLRVLKFEVDANYRSMKVYDQLAVERRRKQLVPCENLLEVSLVNCVIAPGRGLACVLRKCISLEKLHLDMCIGVSDSDIIALVQEAKQLRSISLRVPSDFTLPLLNNATMRLTDESLSAIAQHCSKLESFKVSFSDGEFPSLLSFTLQGIITLIKKCPIRELSLEHVCSFNDVGMEALCSAQNLEILELVHCQEVSDEGLVLVSQFPSLTVLKLSKCLGVTDDGLIPLAKTHKLELLVVEDCPQVSRKGVNGAATSVSFRQDLSWMY; this is encoded by the exons ATGAAAAGATCTGAGAGGAACGGTGGCATTATTCTTGTGTCAGCCTCTACTATATTGTTGGAAGTTGAAACTACT TGGGAATATAAAAAAGGAGTTCCGTTGGTGGATAAACCGTCTCTTTCAGGTTCGCACTTGCCTTCTTCAACGTTGTTTCTG ATAGATCAAAAAGAGACAATGGAAAAGTTGCCAGACCATTTAGTTTGGGACATCTTCAAGAACCTTCACAAAACCGATGACAGAAACTCTCTTTCAGTCTCTTGCAAGCGTTTCTACTCTCTAGACAACGAGCAAAGACGGTCTCTCCGGATTGGCTGCGGTTTAGTTCCTGCACCCGATGCCTTGCTTTCTCTCTGCAAGAGGTTTCCAAATCTCTCCAAAGTAGAGATCGTATACTCTGGTTGGATGTCAAAACTTGGCAAACAACTTGACGATCAAGGCCTTCTTCTCCTCTCCACCAACTGCCATTCGCTCTCTGATCTCACTCTTAGCTACTGCACTTTCATCACCGACGTTGGCATTCGTCATTTGTCTTCCTGTACAAAGCTTTCTTCCTTGAAGTTGAACTTCGCTCCAAGAATCACTGGTTGTGGCGTGTTGTCGGTAGCTGTAGGGTGCAAGAAACTCAAGATATTGCATCTCATTCGATGCTTAAACGTGGCGAGCGTTGAGTGGTTGGAGTATTTCGGAAAGCTTGAGGTTCTTGAAGAGCTCTGTATCAAGAACTGCAGAGGGGTTGGGGAAGGTGATTTAGTGAAGCTGGGAACTAGCTGGAGAAAGCTTCGAGTTCTGAAGTTTGAGGTAGATGCAAACTACAGAAGCATGAAGGTTTATGATCAGTTAGCGGTGGAGCGACGGCGGAAACAGTTGGTTCCCTGCGAGAATCTTTTGGAGGTCAGCCTTGTGAACTGCGTCATAGCTCCAGGTAGAGGGCTCGCTTGTGTGCTGAGAAAATGCATTAGCCTGGAGAAACTTCATCTGGATATGTGTATCGGTGTAAGCGACTCGGACATCATAGCATTGGTCCAGGAAGCTAAACAACTCAGAAGCATCTCGCTACGCGTTCCTTCTGATTTCACTCTGCCTCTCTTAAACAACGCGACCATGAGATTAACCGATGAAAGTCTCAGTGCCATAGCTCAACACTGCTCAAAGCTCGAATCATTCAAGGTTTCGTTCTCAGACGGTGAGTTTCCTTCCCTCTTATCTTTCACCCTTCAGGGGATAATCACTCTGATCAAGAAATGCCCCATTCGAGAGCTTTCTCTTGAGCATGTGTGCTCTTTCAACGACGTGGGCATGGAGGCTCTGTGTTCAGCTCAGAATCTAGAGATCTTGGAGCTTGTACACTGTCAGGAAGTGAGCGACGAGGGGTTGGTTTTGGTGAGCCAGTTTCCTTCCCTCACTGTGTTGAAACTATCTAAGTGTTTGGGAGTCACGGACGATGGACTGATACCACTTGCTAAGACTCACAAGCTGGAGTTGCTTGTTGTTGAAGATTGTCCTCAGGTTTCAAGAAAAGGTGTTAATGGTGCTGCAACGTCTGTATCTTTTAGGCAAGACTTGTCATGGATGTATTGA
- the LOC106326969 gene encoding F-box/LRR-repeat protein 14 isoform X2, producing the protein MEKLPDHLVWDIFKNLHKTDDRNSLSVSCKRFYSLDNEQRRSLRIGCGLVPAPDALLSLCKRFPNLSKVEIVYSGWMSKLGKQLDDQGLLLLSTNCHSLSDLTLSYCTFITDVGIRHLSSCTKLSSLKLNFAPRITGCGVLSVAVGCKKLKILHLIRCLNVASVEWLEYFGKLEVLEELCIKNCRGVGEGDLVKLGTSWRKLRVLKFEVDANYRSMKVYDQLAVERRRKQLVPCENLLEVSLVNCVIAPGRGLACVLRKCISLEKLHLDMCIGVSDSDIIALVQEAKQLRSISLRVPSDFTLPLLNNATMRLTDESLSAIAQHCSKLESFKVSFSDGEFPSLLSFTLQGIITLIKKCPIRELSLEHVCSFNDVGMEALCSAQNLEILELVHCQEVSDEGLVLVSQFPSLTVLKLSKCLGVTDDGLIPLAKTHKLELLVVEDCPQVSRKGVNGAATSVSFRQDLSWMY; encoded by the coding sequence ATGGAAAAGTTGCCAGACCATTTAGTTTGGGACATCTTCAAGAACCTTCACAAAACCGATGACAGAAACTCTCTTTCAGTCTCTTGCAAGCGTTTCTACTCTCTAGACAACGAGCAAAGACGGTCTCTCCGGATTGGCTGCGGTTTAGTTCCTGCACCCGATGCCTTGCTTTCTCTCTGCAAGAGGTTTCCAAATCTCTCCAAAGTAGAGATCGTATACTCTGGTTGGATGTCAAAACTTGGCAAACAACTTGACGATCAAGGCCTTCTTCTCCTCTCCACCAACTGCCATTCGCTCTCTGATCTCACTCTTAGCTACTGCACTTTCATCACCGACGTTGGCATTCGTCATTTGTCTTCCTGTACAAAGCTTTCTTCCTTGAAGTTGAACTTCGCTCCAAGAATCACTGGTTGTGGCGTGTTGTCGGTAGCTGTAGGGTGCAAGAAACTCAAGATATTGCATCTCATTCGATGCTTAAACGTGGCGAGCGTTGAGTGGTTGGAGTATTTCGGAAAGCTTGAGGTTCTTGAAGAGCTCTGTATCAAGAACTGCAGAGGGGTTGGGGAAGGTGATTTAGTGAAGCTGGGAACTAGCTGGAGAAAGCTTCGAGTTCTGAAGTTTGAGGTAGATGCAAACTACAGAAGCATGAAGGTTTATGATCAGTTAGCGGTGGAGCGACGGCGGAAACAGTTGGTTCCCTGCGAGAATCTTTTGGAGGTCAGCCTTGTGAACTGCGTCATAGCTCCAGGTAGAGGGCTCGCTTGTGTGCTGAGAAAATGCATTAGCCTGGAGAAACTTCATCTGGATATGTGTATCGGTGTAAGCGACTCGGACATCATAGCATTGGTCCAGGAAGCTAAACAACTCAGAAGCATCTCGCTACGCGTTCCTTCTGATTTCACTCTGCCTCTCTTAAACAACGCGACCATGAGATTAACCGATGAAAGTCTCAGTGCCATAGCTCAACACTGCTCAAAGCTCGAATCATTCAAGGTTTCGTTCTCAGACGGTGAGTTTCCTTCCCTCTTATCTTTCACCCTTCAGGGGATAATCACTCTGATCAAGAAATGCCCCATTCGAGAGCTTTCTCTTGAGCATGTGTGCTCTTTCAACGACGTGGGCATGGAGGCTCTGTGTTCAGCTCAGAATCTAGAGATCTTGGAGCTTGTACACTGTCAGGAAGTGAGCGACGAGGGGTTGGTTTTGGTGAGCCAGTTTCCTTCCCTCACTGTGTTGAAACTATCTAAGTGTTTGGGAGTCACGGACGATGGACTGATACCACTTGCTAAGACTCACAAGCTGGAGTTGCTTGTTGTTGAAGATTGTCCTCAGGTTTCAAGAAAAGGTGTTAATGGTGCTGCAACGTCTGTATCTTTTAGGCAAGACTTGTCATGGATGTATTGA
- the LOC106326970 gene encoding BRCA1-associated protein has protein sequence MMPSTSTLIAGEDSVVPPLASVPGESLLSDMTQTVHFSSGNPRIGETRGVMHLFPDDAVSPSSSSSSSILPIGRNPLVCVLGVPNHMTYADFCQFCGSFIQHILEMRTVRNDGIENRYNILIRFDSQESADTYYQHFRGKRFNSLEEEVCRLLFTLDVQFTGYSGSIDHTQPSSAGPVEQPTCPVCLERLDQDTGGILTTMCNHSFHCSCISNWPDSSCPVCRYCQQQPENSVCCVCQTTENLWMCVICGVVGCGRYKGAHARTHWEETDHCYSLELETQRVWDYAGDNYVHRLIQSKTDGKLVELNSHGSLSKDGCGSCEYSDSGMTDALLNSKVDMIISEYNELLQAQLENQKQYFEKLLQNVKEETEQKVSEAANKAISQRLQKLQARRDGCFKEKQFLEDLNENLMKNKDVWSTKITEMEEREKKAVQVKDEKIERLEEQLGKLMAQMDGGESEGSELKEEVKDGTVLPISADSTTTSSGSEKVKNASKNKSNRRKG, from the exons GTCGTTCCACCGCTGGCAAGTGTTCCCGGCGAATCGTTGCTCTCCGATATGACTCAGACAGTTCATTTTTCCTCTGGAAACCCTAGGATCGGAGAGACTCGCGGCGTCATGCATCTATTTCCCGACGATGCCGTTTCGCCGTCGTCTTCTTCTTCCTCTTCGATTCTCCCT ATTGGGAGGAACCCTCTTGTTTGCGTTCTTGGTGTGCCGAACCATATGACGTACGCAGATTTTTGCCAGTTCTGCGGCTCCTTCATCCAGCACATACTTGAAATGCGAACTGTGAG GAATGATGGGATTGAAAATAGATATAACATTTTGATAAGGTTTGATAGTCAAGAGTCTGCCGATACATACTACCAGCATTTTAGAGGGAAACGATTCAATTCTCTTGAG GAAGAGGTGTGTCGACTGCTTTTTACTCTAGATGTTCAGTTTACCGGTTATAGTGGATCTATTGACCATACTCAGCCTTCTTCTGCTGGCCCAGTTGAGCAACCTACTTGCCCAGTTTGTCTTG AGAGATTGGACCAAGACACTGGTGGTATTCTAACAACTATGTGCAATCATTCCTTCCATTGTTCATGTATTTCTAATTGGCCAGATTCTTCTTGCCCA GTTTGTCGATATTGCCAGCAGCAGCCTGAAAATTCAGTATGTTGTGTTTGCCAAACAACGGAGAATCTCTGGATGTGTGTTATCTGTGGGGTTGTTGGCTGCGGAAG GTACAAGGGAGCACATGCCAGAACGCACTGGGAGGAGACGGATCATTGCTATTCACTTGAGCTTGAAACACAGCGTGTTTGGGATTATGCTGGTGACAATTATGTTCACCGGCTTATTCAATCCAAAACTGATGGCAAGCTAGTAGAATTGAATTCTCACGGTAGTTTGAGCAAGGATGGTTGTGGAAGCTGTGAATATTCTGACAGTGGAATGACTGATGCTCTCTTGAACAGCAAAGTGGATATG ATCATCAGTGAGTACAACGAACTCCTCCAGGCACAACTAGAGAACCAAAAACAA TATTTTGAAAAATTGCTACAAAACGTCAAAGAGGAAACGGAACAGAAAGTCTCAGAAGCTGCGAACAAGGCAATAAGCCAGAGACTGCAGAAGCTGCAAGCCAGGCGTGACGGATGTTTCAAAGAGAAGCAATTTCTTGAAGAT TTGAACGAAAACCTGATGAAAAATAAGGACGTATGGAGCACCAAGATTACAGAAATGGAAGAAAG GGAGAAGAAGGCGGTTCAGGTGAAGGATGAAAAGATTGAGCGCTTGGAGGAACAG CTTGGAAAGCTAATGGCCCAAATGGATGGTGGTGAGAGTGAAGGATCAGAGTTAAAGGAGGAGGTCAAGGACGGTACTGTGTTGCCCATATCAGCCGATAGTACTACCACTTCCTCTGGGTCTGAGAAAGTTAAAAATGCGAGTAAAAACAAGAGTAACAGAAGAAAGGGTTGA